The Actinopolyspora erythraea genome has a segment encoding these proteins:
- a CDS encoding YciI family protein: MYVVLVHYTAPLADVDALLADHSEWLSHHQDAGDFLAAGRRHPRTGGVIIARSMSRGQLDAILATDPFVVHKVATQEVIEFQALRTIPELADYADHLTPAE; encoded by the coding sequence ATGTACGTAGTTCTGGTGCATTACACGGCCCCGTTGGCGGATGTGGACGCGTTGCTGGCGGATCACTCCGAGTGGTTGTCCCATCATCAAGACGCCGGTGACTTCCTCGCCGCGGGAAGGCGGCACCCGCGGACGGGTGGGGTCATCATCGCTCGGTCGATGTCGCGTGGACAGCTGGACGCCATCCTGGCGACCGATCCGTTCGTCGTGCACAAGGTGGCCACGCAGGAGGTGATCGAGTTCCAGGCGCTCCGAACCATTCCCGAGCTGGCCGATTACGCCGACCATCTGACCCCGGCGGAGTGA
- a CDS encoding ABC transporter family substrate-binding protein translates to MSPAVALLLVSLGVLSGCTNAPPPPVVESTSSTPTSEPPTEPPKPKVVVAGIDELRGGFNPHVLADQSPVTDALSEIMLPSVFVPGEDGERVLNSTLMESAEVLEDADEFTVRYRIRTEASWSDGPPIAAEDFVYLWEQLRRQPGVINPVGYRLISDVESRQGGKTARVTFDRPYPGWKSLFDHLLPAHLLKDAPGGWTDTLDYGYPASGGPFAIRAFDLDRGEVVLMRNERYWGPPAESDRIVLRAAGRSENINALRSGNVQLGMFTADASTMEALRGLGEDVQLTTMPRPVTSTVMLRPNSPQLSDVRVRRAVLAALDRQALVETGTGGGPAANLPAHAQVLAPSQPGYVPTEPSGEFADGPDSERVARLLTEAGYEHTGGSWVRDGTPLNLAIAAQFRESSYEAVANGVADQLNAQDISTTVVTPKGDELYRTMLTTDPDVQDPPRSAGIDLAVVARPVSADSAATMAAQWGCPAVDPDTGRTSRFNMAGFCDQLLQPTIEAAVTGEVPFRRASERVEPALWSGAVALPLYQEAQVLAVSRDVSGVRDGAGFAGPFSSAGEWVGTPGESYDW, encoded by the coding sequence GTGAGTCCCGCAGTGGCCCTGCTGTTGGTGTCGTTGGGCGTGCTCTCGGGGTGCACGAACGCACCACCGCCACCGGTGGTGGAGTCGACCTCCTCGACTCCCACCTCCGAGCCTCCCACCGAGCCCCCGAAGCCCAAGGTGGTCGTGGCGGGTATCGACGAGTTGCGGGGTGGCTTCAACCCGCACGTGCTGGCGGACCAGTCCCCGGTCACCGACGCCCTCTCCGAGATCATGCTGCCCTCGGTGTTCGTTCCCGGCGAGGACGGTGAGCGGGTGCTCAACAGCACGCTGATGGAATCGGCCGAGGTGCTCGAGGACGCCGACGAGTTCACCGTGCGGTATCGGATCCGTACCGAGGCCAGTTGGTCGGACGGTCCCCCGATCGCGGCCGAGGACTTCGTCTACCTCTGGGAGCAGCTGCGCCGTCAACCGGGCGTGATCAATCCGGTGGGATACCGGTTGATCTCCGACGTGGAGTCCCGCCAGGGCGGCAAGACCGCGCGGGTCACCTTCGACCGGCCCTATCCGGGCTGGAAGTCGCTGTTCGACCACCTGTTGCCCGCCCACCTGCTCAAGGACGCTCCCGGCGGGTGGACCGACACGCTGGACTACGGTTATCCCGCTTCCGGCGGACCGTTCGCCATCCGCGCCTTCGACCTGGACCGCGGTGAGGTCGTGCTGATGCGCAACGAACGGTACTGGGGTCCCCCGGCCGAGTCCGACCGGATCGTGCTGCGCGCGGCCGGCCGCTCGGAGAACATAAACGCGTTGCGCAGCGGAAACGTGCAGCTCGGAATGTTCACGGCCGATGCCTCCACCATGGAGGCACTGCGCGGTCTGGGGGAGGACGTCCAGCTCACCACCATGCCGCGCCCCGTCACCAGCACGGTGATGCTGCGGCCGAACAGCCCGCAGCTCAGCGATGTCCGAGTCCGCCGGGCCGTGCTGGCGGCGCTGGACCGGCAGGCCCTGGTCGAGACCGGAACCGGAGGTGGGCCCGCCGCGAACCTCCCCGCCCACGCCCAGGTGCTGGCTCCCTCCCAGCCCGGTTACGTGCCCACCGAGCCCTCCGGGGAGTTCGCCGACGGCCCCGACTCCGAGCGGGTGGCACGGTTGCTCACCGAAGCGGGTTACGAACACACCGGGGGAAGCTGGGTACGGGACGGAACACCGTTGAACCTGGCCATCGCGGCCCAGTTCCGCGAGAGTTCCTACGAGGCCGTCGCCAACGGCGTGGCGGACCAGCTCAACGCACAGGACATCAGCACCACCGTCGTCACCCCCAAGGGTGATGAGCTTTACCGCACCATGCTCACCACCGATCCCGACGTGCAGGACCCCCCGCGTTCCGCCGGCATCGACCTGGCGGTCGTCGCCCGACCGGTCAGCGCCGACTCCGCGGCGACCATGGCGGCGCAGTGGGGGTGCCCGGCGGTCGATCCCGACACGGGGCGGACATCCCGGTTCAACATGGCCGGTTTCTGCGACCAGCTGCTGCAACCCACGATCGAGGCGGCCGTCACCGGCGAGGTTCCCTTCCGCAGGGCCTCCGAGCGGGTCGAACCGGCTTTGTGGTCCGGCGCGGTCGCGTTGCCCCTCTACCAGGAGGCACAGGTACTGGCCGTGAGCCGGGACGTCAGCGGGGTCCGCGACGGGGCCGGATTCGCCGGACCGTTCAGCAGTGCTGGTGAGTGGGTGGGCACCCCCGGCGAGAGCTACGACTGGTGA
- a CDS encoding response regulator transcription factor, with the protein MLKAVNHESTPVRVLVVDDEVGVRTALRRGLSAEGMEVTVCAEGHEALQLAATGAFDVVLLDVLLPGLSGYRVLERLRERGVRTPVLLVSAKDGEFDQADGLDLGADGYVVKPFSFVVLAAQVRALVRRRGDSGPGGQDTLRLGELEIDRSGRKVSWAGDPIALSPREYKLLVALASRPGTVLTKEDLLRAVWGNDQEVTRNVVEVYVGYLRRKLDAAGAGELVETVRGHGYRMVLD; encoded by the coding sequence ATGCTGAAAGCCGTGAACCATGAGAGCACTCCCGTCCGGGTACTGGTGGTGGACGACGAAGTGGGGGTTCGGACCGCCCTCCGCCGTGGTCTGTCCGCCGAGGGTATGGAGGTCACCGTCTGCGCCGAGGGCCACGAGGCGCTTCAGCTGGCAGCGACGGGGGCGTTCGACGTCGTGCTGCTGGACGTGCTGCTTCCCGGCCTGTCCGGCTACCGGGTGCTGGAGCGGTTACGGGAGCGGGGGGTGCGCACACCGGTCCTGCTGGTCTCGGCCAAGGACGGGGAGTTCGACCAGGCGGACGGCCTCGACCTGGGAGCCGACGGCTACGTGGTCAAACCCTTCTCGTTCGTGGTGCTGGCGGCCCAGGTGCGGGCGCTGGTCCGCAGGAGGGGGGATTCGGGTCCCGGGGGACAGGACACCCTCAGGCTCGGCGAACTGGAGATCGACCGCTCCGGGCGCAAGGTCAGCTGGGCGGGGGATCCGATCGCGCTCTCCCCGCGGGAGTACAAGCTGCTCGTGGCGCTGGCGAGCCGGCCCGGCACCGTGCTGACCAAGGAGGACCTGCTGCGGGCGGTGTGGGGCAACGACCAGGAGGTCACCCGCAACGTGGTGGAGGTCTACGTCGGTTACCTGCGACGCAAGCTCGACGCCGCCGGGGCGGGGGAACTGGTGGAGACGGTGCGCGGCCACGGCTACCGGATGGTCCTCGACTGA
- the typA gene encoding translational GTPase TypA produces the protein MSATSVASPNQRTRTDLRNIALVAHVDHGKTTLVDAMLRQSGAFSERTEPVDRVMDSNDLEREKGITILSKNTAIRRVTPEGAVTINVIDTPGHADFGGEVERGLSMVDGVMLLVDASEGPLPQTRFVLRKTLAAELPVILVVNKVDRPDSRVAEVVDETHELLLELAAEVGADESVLDIPVVYASARSGRSDLTAPALGEVPDNDLTPLFDTLLEHVPAPKGDPQAPLRALVTNLDASSFLGRIGMCRIHAGELRKGQTVGLCREDGTVEKVRLTELMVTENLERVNAEHASAGDLVAIAGIPDINIGDTLADPENPDPLPRITVDAPAISLTIGTNTSPTAGRNGGTKVTARLVKNRLDSELVGNVSLRVVDTERPDTWEVQGRGELALAVLVETMRREGFELTVGKPEVVTKTIDGRLHEPFERLSLDIPEEHLGAVTQLLATRKGRMETMDGHGTGRIKLDYVVPARGLIGFRTEFLTETRGAGIANHVFEGYHPWVGELRTRNSGSLVADRAGQVTTYALMQLSDRGTFFVEPGDEVYEGMVVGENPRPEDLDLNITKEKKLTNMRSAGSEELERLARPRKLGLEEALEFCSADECVEVGPKALRIRKVTLDGTQRGRERSRAKSRDSQG, from the coding sequence GTGTCCGCCACCAGTGTCGCCAGCCCGAACCAGCGCACCCGTACCGATCTGCGCAACATCGCGCTCGTCGCGCACGTCGACCACGGCAAGACCACCCTGGTGGATGCCATGCTCCGGCAGTCGGGTGCGTTCTCCGAGCGCACCGAGCCCGTCGATCGTGTGATGGACTCCAACGACCTGGAGCGTGAGAAGGGCATCACGATCCTGTCCAAGAACACCGCGATCCGGAGGGTCACCCCCGAGGGGGCGGTGACCATCAACGTCATCGACACGCCCGGCCACGCCGACTTCGGCGGCGAGGTGGAACGCGGCCTGTCGATGGTCGACGGCGTGATGCTGCTGGTCGACGCCAGCGAGGGGCCGCTGCCCCAGACCAGGTTCGTGCTGCGCAAGACCCTCGCGGCCGAACTCCCGGTGATCCTGGTCGTCAACAAGGTGGACCGCCCGGACTCCAGGGTCGCCGAAGTGGTCGACGAGACCCACGAGCTGCTGCTGGAGCTGGCCGCCGAGGTCGGCGCCGACGAGTCGGTGCTGGACATCCCGGTCGTCTACGCCTCGGCGAGGTCGGGGCGTTCCGACCTGACCGCACCGGCGCTGGGCGAGGTCCCCGACAACGACCTCACCCCGCTGTTCGACACGTTGCTCGAACACGTTCCCGCTCCGAAGGGCGACCCGCAGGCCCCGCTGCGCGCGCTGGTCACCAACCTCGACGCCTCCTCCTTCCTCGGCCGTATCGGCATGTGCCGGATCCACGCCGGCGAGCTGCGCAAGGGCCAGACCGTCGGGCTGTGCCGTGAGGACGGCACCGTGGAGAAGGTGCGCCTCACCGAGCTCATGGTCACCGAGAACCTGGAGCGGGTGAACGCCGAGCACGCCTCCGCCGGTGATCTGGTCGCCATCGCCGGGATTCCCGACATCAACATCGGCGACACCCTGGCGGACCCGGAGAACCCGGACCCACTGCCCCGGATCACGGTCGACGCCCCGGCCATCTCGTTGACCATCGGCACCAACACCTCCCCCACCGCCGGACGCAACGGTGGCACCAAGGTCACCGCCCGGCTGGTCAAGAACAGGCTGGACTCCGAACTCGTCGGCAACGTCAGCCTGCGCGTGGTGGACACCGAGCGCCCGGACACCTGGGAGGTGCAGGGACGTGGTGAGCTCGCCCTGGCCGTGCTGGTGGAGACCATGCGCAGGGAGGGGTTCGAGCTCACCGTCGGCAAGCCCGAGGTGGTGACCAAGACCATCGACGGCAGGTTGCACGAGCCCTTCGAACGCTTGTCGCTGGACATCCCGGAGGAGCACCTCGGCGCGGTGACCCAGCTGCTGGCCACCCGCAAGGGCAGGATGGAAACCATGGACGGGCACGGCACCGGCCGGATCAAGCTCGACTACGTCGTTCCCGCACGCGGGCTGATCGGTTTCCGCACCGAGTTCCTCACCGAGACGAGGGGCGCGGGGATCGCCAACCACGTCTTCGAGGGCTACCACCCGTGGGTGGGCGAGCTGCGCACCCGGAACAGCGGATCGCTCGTCGCCGACCGCGCCGGGCAGGTCACCACCTACGCCCTGATGCAGCTGTCCGACCGGGGAACGTTCTTCGTGGAGCCGGGAGACGAGGTCTACGAGGGAATGGTGGTGGGGGAGAACCCCAGGCCCGAGGACCTGGACCTCAACATCACCAAGGAGAAGAAGCTCACGAACATGCGTTCGGCCGGCTCCGAGGAGCTGGAACGGCTCGCCCGGCCCCGCAAGCTGGGGCTGGAGGAGGCCCTCGAGTTCTGCTCGGCCGACGAGTGCGTCGAGGTGGGGCCCAAGGCGCTGCGGATACGCAAGGTCACCCTGGACGGCACCCAGCGCGGTCGGGAGCGTTCGCGCGCCAAGTCCAGGGACTCGCAGGGCTGA
- a CDS encoding threonine synthase gives MSSQTAGAQPHEPVGRPESGFPELRGLRCVRCGRLTTPREGTEGCADCRAEGVPAALLAEHDLTGVDGAELVDRWSRRRDGMWSYRELLPVPHEHAVTLREGATPLVPLASKAYEGQHRLLFKDERRNPTGSFKDRFYSAAVSWAARRGFGTVALASSGNAGVSAAAYAALAGLDCVVVTAPDIADTWRGLIELHGGRPVRAADVDDRWNLLRSRAEAEGWAVLTNTSTVPVSSLWVGIEGYKTMAYEIVEELGGAPEAVVVPVSRGDGFAGLWAGFRELCALGIVGKPPRMIAAERYPSLSTALRRDLALPPEQPVDPASLASSIGNPQGTVMSLRVLRESGGTAVPCSEEELRAAADRLGRAGVAAELSSAAPLVAADRLWREGELTAGDRVVTVITSQASHQPAGLP, from the coding sequence TTGTCCTCGCAGACCGCCGGAGCACAACCGCACGAGCCTGTCGGGAGACCGGAGTCGGGGTTTCCCGAACTCCGCGGCCTGCGCTGCGTCAGGTGCGGGCGGCTCACGACCCCTCGGGAGGGCACCGAGGGCTGCGCCGACTGCCGTGCCGAGGGAGTACCCGCCGCACTGCTGGCGGAGCACGACCTCACCGGCGTGGACGGCGCGGAGCTGGTGGACCGCTGGTCGCGGCGGCGTGACGGCATGTGGTCCTACCGCGAGCTGTTGCCGGTGCCCCACGAGCACGCGGTGACCCTGCGCGAAGGGGCCACCCCGCTCGTGCCGTTGGCTTCGAAGGCGTACGAGGGGCAGCACCGGTTGCTGTTCAAGGACGAGCGCCGCAACCCCACCGGCAGCTTCAAGGACCGGTTCTACAGCGCCGCCGTCTCCTGGGCCGCACGTCGCGGTTTCGGGACCGTCGCGCTGGCCTCCAGCGGTAACGCCGGTGTCTCCGCGGCCGCCTACGCCGCGTTGGCGGGGCTGGACTGCGTGGTGGTGACCGCCCCCGACATCGCCGACACGTGGCGTGGGCTCATCGAGCTGCACGGCGGGCGCCCGGTGCGCGCCGCCGACGTCGACGACAGGTGGAACCTGCTCCGCAGCAGGGCCGAGGCGGAGGGGTGGGCGGTCCTCACCAACACCTCGACCGTTCCGGTGAGCAGTCTCTGGGTCGGCATCGAGGGCTACAAGACGATGGCCTACGAGATCGTGGAAGAGCTCGGCGGCGCACCCGAGGCGGTGGTCGTGCCCGTCTCGCGCGGGGACGGTTTCGCGGGGCTGTGGGCGGGCTTCCGCGAGTTGTGCGCGCTCGGGATCGTCGGGAAGCCACCCCGCATGATCGCCGCCGAGCGCTACCCCTCGTTGTCCACGGCGCTGCGGCGGGACCTGGCGCTGCCTCCCGAACAACCGGTCGACCCGGCCTCGCTCGCTTCCTCGATCGGCAATCCGCAGGGCACGGTCATGTCCCTGCGGGTGCTGCGCGAGTCGGGCGGTACGGCGGTCCCGTGCTCCGAGGAGGAGCTGCGCGCGGCCGCCGACCGGCTCGGCCGCGCCGGGGTCGCGGCCGAACTCAGCTCCGCGGCGCCGCTGGTGGCCGCCGACCGGCTGTGGCGGGAGGGCGAGCTCACCGCCGGGGACCGAGTCGTGACAGTGATCACCTCGCAGGCCTCCCACCAGCCCGCCGGGCTGCCCTGA
- a CDS encoding (deoxy)nucleoside triphosphate pyrophosphohydrolase — protein sequence MARAVVVRGRMPVVLERTFAVSAPLRTVAAALRHTRTVATNLGAVAGAPAVPAGELLLAGDRFPVATGSVGDVSACEGTVSRADESAVELRFDSFAGPSGRVRFMPREWGSGVRTRCEVHLLASEAPEWLLPRLDGYLEAVRGLASEWSLGPVVVGAALVEDGMLLAQQRRYPAVHAGGWELPGGRVEPGESESEAVVRECREELGTEVRALERVGTDVPLPGDSGMSLRVRLACRVAGARLPVPLEHRALRWVGSSELAELPWLEADRLLLDSLRALLDPGSGKQDPK from the coding sequence GTGGCCCGTGCCGTCGTGGTGCGGGGCAGGATGCCCGTCGTGCTGGAACGTACTTTCGCGGTGTCGGCGCCGCTCCGAACGGTGGCCGCGGCGCTGCGGCACACCCGCACGGTGGCCACCAACCTCGGTGCGGTCGCGGGGGCCCCGGCCGTACCGGCGGGTGAGCTCCTGCTGGCAGGCGACCGGTTCCCCGTCGCCACGGGGTCCGTCGGTGACGTCTCCGCGTGCGAGGGAACGGTGTCCCGGGCCGACGAGAGCGCCGTGGAACTGCGGTTCGACTCCTTCGCCGGACCTTCGGGACGGGTGCGGTTCATGCCGAGGGAGTGGGGGAGCGGGGTGCGGACCCGCTGTGAGGTGCACCTCCTCGCCTCGGAGGCTCCCGAGTGGTTGCTCCCCCGTCTCGACGGCTACCTCGAAGCGGTGCGGGGACTCGCCTCGGAGTGGTCCCTCGGGCCGGTCGTGGTGGGGGCGGCGCTCGTCGAGGACGGGATGCTGCTGGCCCAGCAGCGGCGCTACCCGGCCGTTCACGCGGGCGGGTGGGAGCTTCCCGGCGGCAGGGTCGAACCGGGTGAGAGCGAGTCGGAGGCGGTGGTGCGGGAGTGCCGTGAGGAGCTGGGCACCGAGGTCCGAGCTCTGGAGCGGGTCGGAACCGACGTCCCGTTGCCCGGTGATTCCGGCATGTCGCTCCGGGTTCGGCTGGCGTGCCGCGTGGCGGGGGCGCGGCTCCCCGTTCCGCTGGAGCACCGGGCGCTGCGCTGGGTGGGAAGTTCCGAGCTGGCCGAGTTGCCGTGGCTGGAGGCGGACCGGTTGCTGCTCGATTCACTGCGCGCGCTGTTGGATCCCGGCTCCGGAAAACAAGATCCGAAATAG
- a CDS encoding sensor histidine kinase has translation MQFRTGLVAVFASLLGLSVIVAISVGFIGLLSLESVDTRLRSEAGAAADGVAAGTQPARVAGDGVRVLDTAGEPVDGRGETALRPWEINSLKAGRGVTRSAGGGQPESGVRWAGRVVADPSGKPLLVLARTDLSAYRDVRATANRVLGGGSLAVALLVGTATWLAVRGALRPVRRMRLAAARLPLGERLPVPEADDELRSLARATNDMLARRDADTERVRRFTGDAAHELRNPVSSIRAQAEVAVVHPDPELAQETLRQIEEEARRLSELVEGLLALARSDTAAPPEARPVELVSAARLVVDRTNASGVEPRVRLNAPVAAVTVLSTPTEIATVLDNLVGNALRHARALVRVSVLPTSRGARLLVDDDGPGVPSRHRPHVFDRFYRAEPARARDGGGSGLGLALVAELVGRRGGTARVGTSPEGGARFEVRLPVR, from the coding sequence GTGCAGTTCCGCACCGGCCTCGTGGCCGTGTTCGCCTCGCTGCTCGGTCTGTCCGTGATCGTCGCGATCAGCGTCGGGTTCATCGGGCTGCTCTCGCTGGAGTCCGTGGACACGAGGCTCCGGTCGGAGGCGGGAGCCGCGGCTGACGGCGTGGCGGCGGGCACCCAGCCCGCCCGGGTCGCCGGGGACGGCGTGCGAGTGCTCGACACCGCCGGTGAGCCGGTGGACGGCAGGGGCGAGACCGCGCTTCGCCCCTGGGAGATCAACAGCCTGAAGGCGGGCAGGGGCGTCACTCGTTCCGCGGGCGGGGGTCAACCGGAGTCGGGGGTTCGCTGGGCGGGCCGCGTGGTGGCCGATCCGAGCGGCAAACCCCTGCTGGTGCTGGCTCGGACGGACCTGTCCGCCTACCGCGATGTTCGCGCCACCGCCAACCGGGTTCTCGGGGGCGGGTCCCTGGCGGTCGCCCTGCTGGTGGGCACGGCTACCTGGCTGGCGGTACGCGGCGCGCTGCGTCCGGTGCGCCGGATGCGTCTGGCCGCGGCGCGGCTGCCGCTCGGGGAGCGGTTGCCGGTTCCCGAGGCCGACGACGAGTTGCGCTCGTTGGCGCGGGCGACTAACGACATGCTGGCCCGGCGCGACGCGGACACCGAGCGGGTCCGCAGGTTCACGGGGGACGCGGCGCACGAGTTGCGCAATCCGGTGAGCTCGATCCGGGCGCAGGCCGAGGTCGCCGTGGTGCATCCCGATCCGGAGCTGGCCCAGGAGACCCTGCGGCAGATCGAGGAGGAGGCTCGGAGGCTCTCCGAGCTGGTGGAGGGCCTGCTGGCCCTGGCCCGTTCGGACACCGCCGCGCCGCCCGAGGCCCGGCCGGTGGAACTCGTGTCGGCCGCTCGGCTGGTCGTGGACCGGACGAACGCGAGCGGGGTCGAGCCCCGGGTGCGGCTGAACGCCCCGGTGGCCGCCGTGACCGTGCTCTCCACCCCCACCGAGATCGCCACTGTCCTGGACAATCTGGTGGGGAACGCGCTGCGCCACGCGCGGGCGCTCGTCCGCGTCTCCGTGCTTCCCACGTCCAGGGGAGCGCGGCTGCTCGTGGACGACGACGGACCGGGAGTTCCGTCGCGGCACCGGCCCCACGTCTTCGACAGGTTCTACCGCGCCGAACCCGCTCGCGCCCGTGACGGTGGAGGTTCGGGACTGGGGTTGGCGCTGGTGGCCGAGTTGGTCGGACGACGCGGCGGAACGGCACGGGTGGGTACTTCCCCCGAAGGGGGTGCCCGTTTCGAGGTGCGGCTACCCGTCCGGTGA
- a CDS encoding LolA family protein, whose product MRRRNIALTASAGIAAGALGLSSLALPAGAQDPRLPQVSADELVASVMDSDPPALSGRVTVHNELGLPALPGTGEAGELLAGGDKSLRVWYDGQQRQRISMPSGNGETTVVDDGNTVWKWDSAQRTVVKHPHSKDSGTERPEPSAGAEPGEIAQRLVGKLRETSAVRVDGTASVAGRDAYELVLTPKPDERTKLREVRIAVDAEDRIPLRVEVNANGSSEPALRAGFSELSTGPQDAELFQFTPPENARVRTAEKPDTTKSESPRSDRREGTSPRVEGDGWDTVVLSRLPEGAMGPPSGRETDEDEQRGTGSTGPRAMAERVGSPISGSWGHGWVINSSVGSAVLTSDGRVAAGAVPQQVLIEALRDS is encoded by the coding sequence ATGAGACGCAGAAACATCGCGCTTACCGCGTCGGCCGGGATCGCGGCCGGGGCACTCGGGCTCAGCTCGCTCGCCCTGCCCGCGGGCGCGCAGGATCCGCGGCTTCCCCAGGTCTCCGCCGACGAACTGGTCGCCTCGGTGATGGACTCGGACCCGCCCGCGCTCTCGGGCAGGGTTACCGTGCACAACGAGCTCGGTCTGCCCGCACTCCCCGGAACCGGTGAGGCTGGGGAGCTGTTGGCCGGCGGCGACAAGTCACTGCGGGTCTGGTACGACGGACAGCAGCGGCAACGGATCTCGATGCCCTCGGGCAACGGCGAGACCACCGTGGTCGACGACGGCAACACGGTGTGGAAGTGGGACTCCGCGCAGCGCACCGTGGTCAAACACCCTCACTCCAAGGACTCCGGGACCGAACGGCCGGAACCGAGCGCGGGAGCCGAGCCCGGCGAGATCGCCCAGCGGCTCGTCGGGAAACTGCGGGAAACCAGCGCCGTACGGGTGGACGGCACCGCGAGCGTCGCGGGGCGGGACGCCTACGAGCTGGTGCTGACCCCGAAGCCGGACGAGCGCACCAAGCTGCGCGAGGTCCGGATCGCCGTCGACGCCGAGGACCGGATTCCACTGCGCGTGGAGGTCAACGCGAACGGTTCGAGCGAGCCCGCGCTGCGCGCCGGGTTCTCCGAACTGAGCACCGGGCCACAGGACGCGGAGCTGTTCCAGTTCACCCCGCCCGAGAACGCTCGGGTCCGCACGGCCGAGAAGCCCGACACCACGAAGTCCGAGAGCCCGCGCTCCGACAGGCGCGAGGGAACGTCTCCCCGCGTCGAGGGTGACGGCTGGGACACCGTGGTGCTGAGCCGGTTGCCGGAGGGCGCGATGGGCCCGCCGTCCGGCCGGGAAACGGACGAGGACGAACAACGCGGAACCGGTTCCACCGGCCCCCGGGCCATGGCCGAACGCGTCGGCTCCCCGATCAGTGGCTCGTGGGGCCACGGTTGGGTGATCAACAGCTCCGTCGGCTCGGCGGTGCTGACCTCGGACGGCCGAGTGGCGGCCGGCGCGGTTCCCCAGCAGGTACTGATCGAGGCGCTGCGGGATTCCTGA
- the mshB gene encoding N-acetyl-1-D-myo-inositol-2-amino-2-deoxy-alpha-D-glucopyranoside deacetylase, with protein sequence MTLTTAPSLLLVHAHPDDETLWTGGTIARYAAAGARVTLVTCTLGEEGEVIPDELRGLASDRADQLGGYRIGELRRACAELGVTEQRFLGGIGRWRDSGMVWQERGKTAAAAPRTHPRALVAGDPAEQTAQLEAVLREVRPQVVVTYASDGGYGHPDHVRAHELTVAAVRRVPEVRRLFYATPSAADLHEGLQRLAGVAELPFPLPTADQLPAVDPAGITTAVDIADQLPAKLAALRAHRTQVRVWSDGSPDGGGTAAYALSNGIGQPVSPTEYYTLGDGDGTAPTTDLFGGLDTTSERTGSGDE encoded by the coding sequence GTGACGTTGACGACTGCACCGAGTCTGCTGCTGGTACACGCCCATCCGGACGACGAGACCCTCTGGACCGGCGGCACCATCGCCCGCTACGCGGCCGCCGGAGCACGCGTGACCCTGGTCACCTGCACCCTGGGGGAAGAGGGTGAGGTGATCCCCGACGAACTGCGCGGGCTGGCCTCCGACCGGGCCGACCAGCTCGGGGGCTACCGCATCGGCGAGCTGCGCCGTGCGTGCGCCGAGCTCGGGGTCACCGAGCAGCGCTTCCTCGGCGGCATCGGGCGTTGGCGTGATTCCGGGATGGTCTGGCAGGAACGCGGCAAGACGGCCGCCGCGGCCCCCCGGACCCATCCACGTGCCCTGGTGGCGGGTGACCCCGCCGAGCAGACCGCCCAGCTCGAAGCCGTGCTGCGCGAGGTGCGCCCCCAGGTGGTGGTCACCTACGCCTCGGACGGTGGTTACGGCCATCCGGACCACGTCCGGGCGCACGAGCTGACCGTGGCCGCCGTTCGACGGGTCCCGGAGGTCCGCAGGCTGTTCTACGCCACCCCCTCCGCGGCGGATCTCCACGAGGGGCTGCAACGGCTCGCCGGTGTCGCCGAACTGCCGTTCCCCCTTCCCACCGCCGACCAGCTGCCCGCCGTGGATCCGGCCGGGATCACCACGGCGGTGGACATCGCCGACCAGCTGCCCGCCAAGCTGGCCGCGCTGCGAGCGCACCGCACCCAGGTTCGGGTCTGGAGCGACGGTTCACCGGACGGTGGCGGGACCGCCGCCTACGCGCTGTCCAACGGGATCGGCCAGCCGGTGTCGCCCACCGAGTACTACACGCTGGGGGACGGGGACGGGACGGCGCCGACCACTGATCTGTTCGGCGGGCTGGATACGACTTCGGAGCGGACGGGAAGCGGCGATGAGTGA